A window of Sedimentibacter sp. MB31-C6 genomic DNA:
AGCTATAAAATGTGCCTTTGGCTACGCCACAGGCTTTACATATCTGACTAATGGTTACCCTGTCATATCCAAGTTCTCTCACCAACTTCATTGCCATGTCGGTTACTTTTTGTTCAGTTTCAAGTGCTTGTAAGTCGCGGTTGGTTGGTTTTTTGTTCATGTAAAATATCCTTTCGTCTTTTCATTAAATTTATTTTATCATACATATTGTGAAACAACAAGAGTGTCGAAAAGTTTTCAAATGAAGTTTTAATTGAAAAGAATGTTCTTATAAAAGTGCAACGTATGAGTTGAAACCCATACGTTGCAAAAGTAAAATGGAATAGATTTTATCTGTTGCTTACATAATCTGCCACAGACTCACCACAAACATATGCACTGGTGAGAACCCAACCGTTGTTTGCTCCACCATATGTTACATATGGTTTTTTCTCTGTGAAAAGAACGCCTGCACAATCACTACCTACGCAGAAAAGTCCTTCAATTGGCTCACCAGAAGTGTTAAGCACCTGTAAGCTGGTATTTACATCCAGCCCTGCACAGGTGTTGTATGAGTAGCTTGCCATCTTTACAGCATAGTAAGGACCTTCACCAATAGCTTCGAGAAATTGCGCATCTTTATTGAACTGTTCATCCTTGCCGTTTGCACAGTAATTGTTGTAGTTTTCAACTGTATTTTTCAGAGCAGATGAATCTATATCTATGGCTTCAGCTAATTCCTCAATGGTGTCCGCCTTGAAGATAAAGCCCATCTCAATTCCTGCATCTAATACATCATACGTTTCAGGTAAAGGTGTATTTACAGGTATTTCTCCTGTGTAACCAAGAAAACCTGATGACACACCACCTAGGAAATGCTTGAATCCATTGTCACGTACGTCGTTAATCTGGTCACTGCTCCAGATGCTATAGAAATTAGGACCGGCTAACCAAGGATCTAGCATGGCTACACCGGTTTCTGCTGTGAAGCGTTCTCCTTGCATATCGACAGCCAAGCTGTTGGGCGTAATTCCAAGGAACATTGGAAGGTCAGCAACTGACCAAACGCTTTGTTTCCCTGTATTAAAGCTTGTCTGACCTTCAACCTTGTTAATGGGAAAGCCGTAGCTGTGAGGTATGAACATATCTGAACCGGACATGTGAACCTCAGGAGCCATTCCTATGTTATAAGGTGCTGCCCCAATATCGAAGGCAGATTGTATCATCTTGCCGTCATTGCCATAAGAGCCGTAAATTTTCCAAGCGCCCTTGAGTGGAAAATATTCATCTGAAAGATATTTGTTTGTCATTTCTCTATTGCCTAAAAAACCTCCTGTTGCTATAACGACTGCGTCAGCTTTGATTGTGTATTCGATACCGGTCACGCGATTTTTCGCTTTGGCGCCGACAACTGTATCGGTCTCATCGGTTATGAGTTCATAAGCTTCTGTTTCGAGCATGTATTTTCCGCCTAAATTTGTATAATCTTCAACAAGTTTGTCGAAATACGAAG
This region includes:
- a CDS encoding FAD-binding protein, producing MKRKLSLFLCLVMILITVAGCTQQNETQPSSTENTDSTNNTTKAMMAPGTYTAQAYGFSMSWPDILKVTVSENSIESIAFDEESGSTSSMVDAVAAAMFPRILESQSIKVDMVSGATVTSNAARMAIEDCIKQAIVAAGNEESAIDTFKKAQEKTGGSEELETQVLVIGMGGGGTYTALRAAEEGADVLVIEKQGRYGGTTALTSEIQSINPPRVKEIYNNGEDFTDADAMYQAWTEYTEGDAKQEMLDLYFENSGPAFDWLALDHGAKFDFDPKPGFTPADWYKVKFQWYPNIPAEHPEAPTHGYNKREIASYFDKLVEDYTNLGGKYMLETEAYELITDETDTVVGAKAKNRVTGIEYTIKADAVVIATGGFLGNREMTNKYLSDEYFPLKGAWKIYGSYGNDGKMIQSAFDIGAAPYNIGMAPEVHMSGSDMFIPHSYGFPINKVEGQTSFNTGKQSVWSVADLPMFLGITPNSLAVDMQGERFTAETGVAMLDPWLAGPNFYSIWSSDQINDVRDNGFKHFLGGVSSGFLGYTGEIPVNTPLPETYDVLDAGIEMGFIFKADTIEELAEAIDIDSSALKNTVENYNNYCANGKDEQFNKDAQFLEAIGEGPYYAVKMASYSYNTCAGLDVNTSLQVLNTSGEPIEGLFCVGSDCAGVLFTEKKPYVTYGGANNGWVLTSAYVCGESVADYVSNR